Below is a genomic region from Bacteroidia bacterium.
CAAACCTATAACAGCCATGAAATGGTTTATAATTTCCAAACAAAAAAGGGTAGAACCAAAAAGGTAATTACAACCCAAGGTGAAGGTAAGTTGCATGGAGAAATTGTCAAGAAAATTGACGATAAAAGCATCTTTGTGAAAAATGGTAAATACAGTACCTGTTTAGATGATGACCCACACTTTTATATTCAGGCCAATAAACTGAAAGTTATTCAGAATGATAAAATTGTGACAGGACCGGCCTTTATCGCCTTTGAAAAAGTGCCTTCGCCTCTGGTTGTACCTTTTGGCTTTTTTCCAAATACCCAAAAACAAAAATCCGGATTGATTCTTCCTCAACCGGGTTCCTCACCAGGACAAGGATTTTTTCTTAGAAACATTGGATACTTTATAGGGATTAGTGATAAAGTTACCATGCAAATTACAGGTGATATTTACACCCAGGGTAGCTTTGGAGTTAGAGTTGGAACTGCTTATAAAAAGCGTTACAAATACTCCGGAAACTTAGATTTAAGTCACAACAGTTTTATTCAATCCAGTAAGGAACTGCCCGATTATCGGGTAACCCGAAACTATTTTGTTAAATGGAAACATGTTCAGGATCCCAAAGCCCGACCCAATTCAGTGTTTTCAGGGGAAATTAATGCCGGTACCAATACGGCCTATACCCGAAATGTTTCTGCAGTTAGCAATGTCAATAATTTTCTAACAAATACCTTCAAATCCAATATTTCCTATTCTAAAACATTTGCAGGAACTCCATTAAACCTGGTTTTAAATGCCACGCATGATCAAAATACCCAAACCAAGGTTATCAATGTTACTCTGCCTCAGTTGCAATTAAACATGCAGCGGGTTTTTCCTTTCGCCAGAAAGGTGCAGGTTGGTGCACAGAAATGGTATGAAAAAATTGGTTTAACCTACAATTTAAATGGCCGAAATACATACTCTGCCGTGGATTCAACCTTCTTTTCCAAAAAGTCCCTGGATACGAATATGAACTATGGCTTTCAGCATCAGGGAAGTTTAAGTACAAATTTCAAGGTTTTGAAATATTTTACCTTAACCCCTTCCATTAATGCCAGTTCGAGGTTCGATTTTAAAACAATTACCAAACGTTTTGAGGTTCTTACTGATACTGCCGGTGTAGATTATGAAAAGCTTATTACCGAACAGAAATATGGTTTTTTCCCAAACGCCGATTTGGGAGGATCTGTTTCTCTTACTACAGTGGTGTATGGTATGTTCCGGTTTAAAGGTAAGGTGGAAGCCATAAGGCATACCATGACACCCAGTATTACCTTTAATTATCGTCCGGATTTAACAGAAAATGAGTATTTAGTTGGACCTGTATCCGGAAAAACCATCCAATACAATAAACATGAACGTGGTGTTTATGGTCCTGCCCCTTCCGGAAAACAGGGAGCTCTGAATTTTTCTTTGATGAACAATTTGGAAATGAAAATGAAACCGGGCAAGAAGGATACAACCACAGCTTCCAAAAAAGTGAAATTACTGGATCAGCTTGGATTTACCGGTAGCTATAACTTTTTGGCTGATTCAAACCGACTCTCAGATATTGCCATGAGAGCCGTTACTACCTTGTTCAATGGTAGAGTAGGGGTAAATTATAGCATGAATTGGTCGCCCTACGCTACCAATGAAAAGGGACAATTAACCAGGCGATACATGATTGAACAACAGAAAAAGTTGTTGCGATTTACCCGGGCTTCTTTGGCATTGAATTTTAATTTTAACAAAGCTGCCGGACAAGCTCCTAAGGTTTCCAATTATGGCTCACAAGATCAGTTGGATTATATTAATTCACATTTAGATGAGTTTTTGGATTTTAATATTCCATGGAATATCAGCGTTCAGTATAATTTAAACTATTCCAGAAATTTTAATTTGTATGCCACTGAAGCAGCCAAAAAAAGTCTGGTTACTCAGGCCATGACTTTGAGTGGAGATTTTAATTTAACTCCGAAATGGAAGATTCAGTTTACTAGTGGTTATGATTTTGTAAATAAGAAGATGACTACCTCAACTATTAATATTTACAGAGATCTACACTGTTGGGAGATAAAGTTTAACTGGGTGCCATTTGGACAGCAACAAAGCTTTATGTTAACGGTTCAACCCAAGGCCGGTTTGTTGCAGGATTTAAAGCTAACAAGACAAAGAAGTTGGTTTGATAGAAATTAAGAAAGAAGTTCCGGTAAAGATTTGGTGATTTTCCGATTTTTTCGGCCAAATAGAGTTACCTTCAAATGTCAACCGGAAGGAAACGATAATTTTTTTTAATTCCTGTTATGCGGGCCCCCTCCGCCCAAAAAGTATTTTGCCAAACCCCGATCAATCTGCATGGGCGTTCGGGTCACGCTATCGGCTGTAGTCCTCGTCCCACTAGGCTAACGCCGTCGTGGTACTGTGGGCTACTTACCTCTATCGTTGCCCGGGGTGCAACCTAGTACCTTATTGCCAACCCCAAGGTGTAAAGGTATCTATCACTTTTCTGCAAGTGGGAACTTTTAAATCTCCAACTAACTGATTACAAGGTTGTAAACCGGCAGCTAAATAGATTTTGCACAAAATTCAGCTATACCTAAAACTGCAAGGAATACAGGAAGTTTAGGTTAAAAACCAGGTACTATCCTTTCCAAATACCTTTTTAAATCCTTAAATATTTTTAAACCATTAAATTGATTTTCGGCAGACTCTACCTTTCCAGAATTGCAAATTGCACCTAACTTATAGATTAAACATTGCGATTAGTTTTTACAAGGATTTTGATTTTTTTTAAAAGCCATAAACTAATAAGCACTAGGTGTATGAATAGCCAGGCATAAAAACCAAAGTCCGTGAGTTTTTCAAATGTGCTCATGCCCGCCCAGGAGCCATAGTTCCCTTTTTCTTCGGTATAAAAATCATCGTATTGCATTTGGGCAATGGAGAGGAAGAGAAACAATGCCAGGTCAAGTAAAACGGCTATTACCACCCCAAAATAGAAAAGTTGCTTGCTCCGATTCATATTCAAGGAAGAAAGATAAGATTTTCAAGTTTAATGCAAATCCTTGAGATCGTCCCAAAGTTCGTCTAATCCAATTTCAGTTTCAAGTCTTTTGACAACCAATTGAACCAATTTGGTATAAGGGATTTCTTTCACTCGTATATGGTCTTCAATTTTAATGTGTTGAACGTTTTTACCTCTAGTAATTATCCAGACTTGTTTTTGACTATCTTTGATGGTATAAGCAATGGTTCTGAATTCGATTTTTTCCTTTTTCAGTTGAGCAATGTAATTTTCGATTTGGGTCTCTTTCTTCTTTTGAAAGTTTTGTTCCAGGGTTGCATCGTAAATCACAGAAAGGGAGTGGAAGCGAAAAAATCCATCTGCTTTTCCCCGGTTATCATCTTGGGGAAATTTATGGATGTCGTGAATTCCAACGAGGCGAAGAAGTTGGAAGCAGCGAAGTTCAAAGGTAAACGGGTCGCATGTTTCCATTTCCTCAATGAATGAAGGAAGGAGTGGATTGGTAGTTTTGGGAGGATTAGTCGATTGAATTTCAGGTTTTGGGTTGGCCAGATGCCAGCCGGTTGGGGTGTTCAGAAATTCATTCGGACATTGGGTTTCTTTTAATTCAAGAATATCAAATCGAATAGCCGGTTGGTCATTGAACAGATCTTTCCGGAAGTTACCGGTTTTGCCAATCCATGATTTTTCAAACTTGCTTCCATCGTTGCTTCGCTTAATGAAAAGGGTAGAGGCTTCTTTTGGGAAAGCTTGAAGTTCTTTAGGAATTATGGATTCGGTAAAAAGGGATGAATTTTTATATTTGGCAGGTAGCTTGTCCCAATGTCCGTTCCAATTGGAAACCATGATGTATTCGATCGTGTTCATAGGAGATACGAAAGTAGAATTATTACCAATAGGACTTGAAATAAAGTGCAATTAGGTTATAGATTTTTACCAACAAACGAGGCTATTTTATTGAAAATAAATGTTTAAAAGGGAGCATGGAGTTATACTGTATTTTCATAACTAATGCGATTTGGAGAATTGTGTTAATCAGATGGAAATTAGGAAGTAAAAGAGGAGGCTTTAACTAAAATGTTGAATGGTTTTGTTTGCCCTTTCAAGTTAGGTCAAGGAGTCGGTAGTTGGGTTTTGCACCCCGGGCAACGATTGAAGCAAGTAGCCCACAGGAGCACGCGGCGCTAGCCAAGTGCGACGAGGACTACAGCTGAAAGCGTGACCCGTAGCCTTTGCATTGGCCAGGAGGTTTGGTGAAAACCGGTAGGCGAAGGGGGCCCGCATAAAAGGAATAACAATAAGATTCGAACGGATGAACTTTTTCAATATATACCAATTGGGATGGAGGATGAGCCAAGCCTTGGGTAAAGGAAAAAGGGTGTTTTAGGTAATGGCTAAATAATACTTGTTTACGGCTTAAAGGATAAGGGTAAATATAAACCGAATGAGGGAATGGGAGAAATAAAATGGTGGAAATATAGGTCTTAGAAGAAGGAATTGTCTACTTTTTTTGATGAAAGTAATTCCAAACTCTGGTTTCCACATTAGACCGAATGTTATGCCAAAACAAGTTATAATCAACCAAATGCAAGTTTTTCCATGACCTGACAAAGGGGGCATTTGTTTTTACCCACAACCAATTTCCATGAATTTGGGCTTGAGATATAAAATGTCGGTTTCGGTTTAAATTCAAAAGAATTCCACCTTGACTTATAGCCGGCTTTTCGTCCATTTTCCAGGTAATTGGATTAATACAAACCTTTCCAATCAATTTGGAGCTTGTATCCGGAATATGGTTCATTCGAAAACTGGACCAGGTAATAAAGCAGTTAATATCGGTAGAATCCTGACATGGTTTTAAAACCTCATAATCTTTAGGGTCCATGTTAAAACCAATGGAGTAGGCGGCAACCAGTTTTTTTTTCATTTCCGGGTTGTCGAAAAATTCTTTTAATAATCGTTTGGAATGGGTGGTACCTTGGCTATGCGAAGCGATAATTATGGGTCTACCTTGGTTGTAGTATTTTAAATAGTATTCAAATGCCCGTTTAACATCCTGGTAGGCAAAATCCAATGCTAATGCCGGATTATTGGTAGAATCATAGAAGCATTTGATTATTCCTTGTCGGTATCGAGGGGCATAAACTCTGGCAGTTTTATTGAAGGCGGTTGCTTGAAATTTAACCGGAAGCCGATCAATTTTTTTATTTAAACGTTGGTTGTTTACATCGGCGCACCAGGTTTTTCCTTTTCCATAAATGGTGGGATAGATGTAAAATACGTCAACCAGTTTTAGAGAATCACTTACCCAGGTTTCTTCATTGGGAATAATATCGGCCTTATCCCAACGGAAGGGTAGGGCAGACCAGTACTTTTCCTGGGAATAATCAGGTGCAAGTGGTTGGTCCTGAGGCCGGAAATCAGGCAGTTTTTTTTGAGCCTGAAGGGATTTTATACCAAGTAATCCAACAAAGAGCAATAAAATGTGTTTCATGGTAAAAAAAAGAACGGCCAATCAAAGGATTAGCCGTTCAGTTTGTTAATTATCATTGGTTTAGAAAAAGCTATTTTTCATCGCCTTCGCCTTCTCCTTCGCCTTCTTCTGTTTCCGGTTCATCCTCTTCCTCTTCTTCCGGTTCTTCTTCTACCGAAGCAGCGATTTGGCTATCTATTTCAGCCTGGTCAACCAGGAACTCGGAGTTTTCTTCCAAATCTTCCTCTTCAGCCAGGTCGCCGTATTCACCAATATCAATTTTTGCAACTGCTGCAATTTGGTCACTTCCATGCAACTTAATTAATCGAACACCTTGGGTAGCACGGGCCATTTCACGAATGGTTCTTAGATGCATACGAATGGTAATTCCACCTTCGGTAATGATCATCAAATCGTCCATATCGCTAACTCCGTGGATGGCAATTACATCACCTGTTTTGTCGGTAATTTTCAAGGTTTTTACCCCTTTCCCTCCTCGTTTGGTAATTCGGTAAGCAGCAACGGTGGTTCTTTTTCCATAACCTTTTTCCGAAACTACCATTACCGAAGTTTCTTCGTTTGGAACACATACCATACCAATTACTTCGTCTGTTTCACCATTCAATCGGATAGCGCGAACACCGGTTGCATTTCTTCCCATTGGACGAACATTGGCTTCCGGGAAACGAACTGCACGACCCAATTTAGCTGCAATCATGATTTCGTTTTGTCCATTGGTCATTTTCGCTTCCAATAGTTCATCACCTTCCTTGATATTGATGGCATTAATACCATTTACCCTTGGACGGCTGTATGCTTCCAACGTCGTTTTCTTAATGGTACCTTTTTTGGTACACATAATAACATAATTGTTATTGATGTATTCCTCGTCCTGCAAGGTTTTAACATTGATATAGGCTTTTACTTTATCGCCTGGTTCAATATTAATTACGTTTTGAATAGGTCGACCTTTTCCGGTTTTATCTCCATCCGGGATTTCATATACTTTCAGCCAGAAACAGCGACCTTTTTCGGTAAATAACAATAAATAATTGTGGGTAGTAGCTACAAACAAATGTTCGAGGAAGTCGGTATCCCGGGTTTTGCTACCGATGGAGCCTCTTCCTCCGCGGTTTTGAACTTTATATTCAGCTAAAGGTGTACGTTTAATATATCCAAGGTGAGAAATGGTAATCACCACAGCTTCATCTTCAATCAAATCTTCAATGCTTATTTCGTCACCTGAATATTCAATTTGACTGCGACGTTCATCACCAAAACGTTGTTTCATTTCCAGCATTTCATCCTTGATGATTTGCATACGCAGACTTTCATTGGCCAGAATCTCTTTCAATCGGGCAATTAACTTCATTAATTCATCGTACTCCTCTTTTAGTTTATCAACTTCGAGACTGGTTAATTGACGCAGGCGCATTTCAAGAATGGCCCTGCTTTGAATTTCCGAAAGTTGGAAACGGTTTTCTAATTCAGTACGGGCTGAATCCGGAGTTTCGGCTTCGCGAATGATTTTAATTACTTCGTCAATATTTGCCTGAGCAATTAATAAACCTTCTAAAATGTGGGCTCTCTTTTCGGCTTGACCTAATTCAAATTTGGTACGACGAACAATAACTTCATGCCGGTGATCCACAAAATGAACCATCATGTCTTTCAGGTTCAACATCATTGGTCTTCCTTTAACTAAGGCAATGTTGTTTACTGAAAATGAGGTTTGTAGGTCGGTGTATTTAAAGAGATTGTTCAATACAACTCCCGGGATGGCATCTCTTTTTAATTCATAAACAACACGAATTCCTTCCCTGTCACTTTCGTCGCGAATGTCGCTAATACCTTCAATTTTCTTTTCGTTAACCAAGTCAGCCGTACGTTTAATCATTTCGGCTTTGTTCAATTGGTAAGGAACTTCATTCACAATAATGGCTTCTTTGCCATTTGGAAGACTTTCAAACGTTGTTTTAGCGCGCATTACCACACGGCCTCTTCCGGTTTCAAAGGCACTGCGAACACCTTCGTATCCATAGATAATACCACCTGTAGGAAAGTCGGGTGCTTTTACAAAGTGCATCAATTCCTGAATGGTAATATCGCGGTTATCAATGTATGCGCAAATACCATCTACCACTTCGCTAAGGTTATGCGGAGGCATATTGGTAGCCATACCAACTGCAATACCAGCCGAACCGTTAATCAGCAAATTGGGAACTTTACAAGGTAGCACTGTAGGTTCTTCCAGTGTATCATCGAAATTCAATCTGAAATCTACGGTTTCCTTATCGATATCTGACAAAATTTCTTCAGCGATTTTGCGCAACCTGGCTTCGGTGTAACGCATGGCCGCAGGTGGGTCGCCGTCCATGGAGCCATAGTTACCCTGACCTTCTACCAATGGATATCGTAAGCTCCAATCCTGAGCCATCCTTACCATGGTATCATAAACAGAGGTATCACCATGCGGGTGGTATTTACCTAAAACCTCTCCGACAATACGAGCTGATTTTTTGTAGGGACGGTTAGATAAAACGCCCAATTCAAGCATTCCGAATAACACCCTGCGGTGAACCGGTTTTAATCCATCACGAACATCCGGTAATGCACGGGAAACAATAACCGACATCGAATAGTCGATGTAGGCCGTTTTCATTTCCTCTTCAATATTAATCTTAATAATCTTTTCGCCTTCAGCCATTCTTTCTATTGTTTAGTTTGTTGGTCT
It encodes:
- a CDS encoding DUF3089 domain-containing protein, with amino-acid sequence MKHILLLFVGLLGIKSLQAQKKLPDFRPQDQPLAPDYSQEKYWSALPFRWDKADIIPNEETWVSDSLKLVDVFYIYPTIYGKGKTWCADVNNQRLNKKIDRLPVKFQATAFNKTARVYAPRYRQGIIKCFYDSTNNPALALDFAYQDVKRAFEYYLKYYNQGRPIIIASHSQGTTHSKRLLKEFFDNPEMKKKLVAAYSIGFNMDPKDYEVLKPCQDSTDINCFITWSSFRMNHIPDTSSKLIGKVCINPITWKMDEKPAISQGGILLNLNRNRHFISQAQIHGNWLWVKTNAPFVRSWKNLHLVDYNLFWHNIRSNVETRVWNYFHQKK
- the gyrA gene encoding DNA gyrase subunit A, whose amino-acid sequence is MAEGEKIIKINIEEEMKTAYIDYSMSVIVSRALPDVRDGLKPVHRRVLFGMLELGVLSNRPYKKSARIVGEVLGKYHPHGDTSVYDTMVRMAQDWSLRYPLVEGQGNYGSMDGDPPAAMRYTEARLRKIAEEILSDIDKETVDFRLNFDDTLEEPTVLPCKVPNLLINGSAGIAVGMATNMPPHNLSEVVDGICAYIDNRDITIQELMHFVKAPDFPTGGIIYGYEGVRSAFETGRGRVVMRAKTTFESLPNGKEAIIVNEVPYQLNKAEMIKRTADLVNEKKIEGISDIRDESDREGIRVVYELKRDAIPGVVLNNLFKYTDLQTSFSVNNIALVKGRPMMLNLKDMMVHFVDHRHEVIVRRTKFELGQAEKRAHILEGLLIAQANIDEVIKIIREAETPDSARTELENRFQLSEIQSRAILEMRLRQLTSLEVDKLKEEYDELMKLIARLKEILANESLRMQIIKDEMLEMKQRFGDERRSQIEYSGDEISIEDLIEDEAVVITISHLGYIKRTPLAEYKVQNRGGRGSIGSKTRDTDFLEHLFVATTHNYLLLFTEKGRCFWLKVYEIPDGDKTGKGRPIQNVINIEPGDKVKAYINVKTLQDEEYINNNYVIMCTKKGTIKKTTLEAYSRPRVNGINAINIKEGDELLEAKMTNGQNEIMIAAKLGRAVRFPEANVRPMGRNATGVRAIRLNGETDEVIGMVCVPNEETSVMVVSEKGYGKRTTVAAYRITKRGGKGVKTLKITDKTGDVIAIHGVSDMDDLMIITEGGITIRMHLRTIREMARATQGVRLIKLHGSDQIAAVAKIDIGEYGDLAEEEDLEENSEFLVDQAEIDSQIAASVEEEPEEEEEDEPETEEGEGEGEGDEK